One Desulfovermiculus halophilus DSM 18834 DNA window includes the following coding sequences:
- a CDS encoding uracil-DNA glycosylase family protein, producing the protein MGAETDQKRGAESFSGPDGNQSFSVADFISLVKDTVQARPECRSCPLFGAPTVVLDTNRDALGPVDVAFLGLNPGREEVKQDRPFVGPAGRELRERMQDLPAGSTWLISNFILCHTQNEAAIPEPDQVLEHCLPMLRGIIARFPARLYVPLGAKAMQVCNISGRITANSGQVFKKNTIPLIHPSAILRASRGPRSNREIFDQGFARIVEFLQAVTK; encoded by the coding sequence GTGGGAGCGGAAACTGATCAAAAGAGGGGAGCGGAATCGTTTTCCGGACCGGACGGGAACCAGTCCTTCAGTGTGGCTGACTTTATATCCCTGGTCAAAGATACGGTCCAAGCCAGGCCTGAATGCCGGTCCTGTCCCCTGTTCGGGGCTCCGACCGTGGTCCTGGACACCAACCGGGACGCTCTGGGACCGGTGGATGTGGCCTTTTTGGGGTTAAATCCCGGACGGGAGGAGGTCAAACAGGACCGGCCCTTTGTCGGTCCGGCCGGGCGGGAGCTGCGCGAGCGGATGCAGGATCTTCCTGCGGGGAGTACCTGGCTGATATCCAACTTCATCCTCTGTCATACCCAGAACGAAGCAGCCATTCCGGAACCGGATCAGGTCCTGGAGCACTGTCTGCCCATGCTCAGAGGGATCATTGCCCGCTTCCCGGCCCGGCTGTACGTGCCTCTGGGGGCCAAGGCCATGCAGGTCTGCAATATTTCCGGCCGGATCACGGCCAATTCCGGCCAGGTGTTCAAAAAGAACACGATTCCTCTTATCCATCCTTCGGCCATCCTGCGGGCGTCGCGCGGTCCCAGGTCCAACCGGGAGATCTTTGATCAGGGATTCGCCCGGATTGTGGAGTTTCTGCAGGCAGTGACAAAGTGA
- a CDS encoding class I SAM-dependent methyltransferase yields MPLDHLHAVAEQIKGFLAREEAEALFALGRECAPHGPCLEIGSYCGLSTLYLGTGARESGGVLFSIDHHKGSEEHQPGEEYHDRDLYDPQLGTINSFPAFQRTLRLGGLEETVVPVVAPSALTAKAWATPVSLVFIDGGHSLESALTDYRSWASWIRPGGILAVHDIFPDPEQGGQAPYEIYKLALASGLFEELPMVTTLGCLRRRLP; encoded by the coding sequence ATGCCGCTTGACCATTTGCATGCAGTCGCCGAACAGATCAAGGGCTTTCTGGCCCGGGAGGAGGCCGAGGCCCTGTTTGCTCTTGGCCGGGAGTGCGCACCGCACGGCCCCTGTCTGGAAATCGGCAGCTACTGCGGGCTGTCCACCCTGTATCTGGGGACCGGGGCCCGAGAATCCGGTGGCGTCCTCTTTTCCATCGACCACCATAAGGGATCGGAAGAGCATCAGCCCGGTGAAGAATACCACGACCGGGATCTGTACGATCCCCAATTGGGGACCATAAACTCCTTCCCCGCATTCCAGCGGACCCTGCGCCTGGGAGGGCTGGAAGAGACAGTAGTGCCGGTAGTCGCCCCTTCCGCATTGACGGCAAAGGCCTGGGCTACCCCGGTGTCCCTGGTGTTCATCGACGGGGGGCACAGCCTGGAAAGCGCGCTGACCGATTACCGGTCCTGGGCATCATGGATCCGGCCCGGGGGTATATTGGCCGTCCACGACATCTTTCCCGATCCGGAGCAGGGCGGGCAGGCCCCGTACGAGATCTACAAGCTGGCCCTGGCTTCCGGCCTGTTTGAAGAGCTGCCCATGGTCACTACCCTGGGCTGTCTGCGGCGAAGACTTCCCTAG